From a single Lolium rigidum isolate FL_2022 chromosome 7, APGP_CSIRO_Lrig_0.1, whole genome shotgun sequence genomic region:
- the LOC124673062 gene encoding agglutinin isolectin 1-like, whose product MNKLVLCAAIAFTFASAAAHAQRCGEQAGGMECSENLCCSKDGYCGLGADHCGDGCQSGACHASKRCGSQAAGAACTNNYCCSQSGYCGFGDEYCAAGCQSGPCRDPIRCGRQAGGELCANNMCCTGLGKCGIGYGYCGYGCQSGACTEREFCGNWAHGRVCDSNYCCGEGGLCGLGPKYCGHGCQSGPCYATPSLPK is encoded by the coding sequence ATGAACAAGCTGGTGCTCTGCGCGGCCATCGCCTTCACCTTCGCCTCAGCTGCCGCACACGCCCAGCGGTGCGGCGAGCAGGCCGGCGGCATGGAGTGCTCCGAAAACCTCTGCTGCAGCAAGGACGGGTACTGCGGGCTGGGCGCCGACCACTGCGGCGACGGATGCCAGAGCGGCGCCTGCCACGCCAGCAAGCGCTGCGGCAGCCAGGCCGCCGGCGCGGCGTGCACAAACAACTACTGCTGCAGCCAGTCCGGCTACTGCGGCTTCGGCGACGAGTACTGCGCCGCCGGCTGCCAGAGCGGGCCCTGCCGCGACCCCATCAGGTGCGGCCGGCAAGCCGGGGGCGAGCTGTGCGCCAACAACATGTGCTGCACCGGCCTCGGGAAGTGCGGCATCGGCTATGGTTACTGCGGCTATGGCTGCCAGAGCGGGGCTTGCACGGAGAGGGAATTCTGCGGAAACTGGGCACACGGTCGAGTTTGCGACAGTAACTACTGTTGTGGCGAGGGTGGGCTTTGTGGCCTCGGCCCCAAATATTGTGGCCACGGCTGCCAGAG